Below is a window of Oreochromis aureus strain Israel breed Guangdong linkage group 4, ZZ_aureus, whole genome shotgun sequence DNA.
GGCAATGTCTAACACAGGAGTTATCCTTTATTCTAAAAGCACATTGATTCTCCTTCAGCCTGCTGCCGCTGAGCTGAACTGCCTCACCGAGAGAAACTCTTCTCCTTCATCACGTCTCCTCGTGAATGAGCTGCCTGTGGCAGAATGCTGGCTATTGTTCAAATTAACTAATAATTCCAACAActgtaaaacaacaacagtcattacTGATGCAGACTGAATTATAAAGAACCTCAGACACACTTTCATTTAAGATGATTTGGGTTTGGAGACCTCACAAGTTACTGTCATTTCTTACAGCGCTGCGATGTTCACATTCAGTGACTCAACAACAGGTCACAGCATGAAATAGAAAACGCAGtgtttgtcatggtcctgggtccgttacccagtgtttctgtgttattAATAGGCTTTGATTTCATTATTTATCCGTTTTAGTCTCctggtttctgtttctgtgctcCTCCTGTGCTCCGTGTACCATGTTTCCTGTGTCTCCTCAGTCagtctctgtctgtgtctttctgGGTGTCTCCTgctttactttgatagtctcgtttcctgtgttcagtgttttcctGTCCCACCGTCTCACTATGTCTGATTAGTCCCAGTTGTGTTTCCACCTGTTCCCCTGTTCGTACCCTCTCTGTGCTGGATGTTTCCTCCATGCTGCcggtctcagtgtttgttttctcatcGGTTCCTAGTTTTCTAGTTTCTGGTCTCTTGAGTTCCTGGTTTCCGggctcctgcctgccacactgCATAACATGACACTGTTATTGAACATTTACATGATTAACATCACTTTGTCAGTTATgttgaaattctttttttttttttttttgtacaaatgATGATATATCAAATTGTGTCAGAACATTGGGGACAGCAGTGTATCCCTACTAATGGAGGTAATAAAGGAAGCACCTTTCCTTAGCTGTTATTATCATGACTCCCACGCACCTCCAGGTTATTTCTCTCTCATGTCTCCGTTAGTAACCTTCTGAAAGTGCAATAGTCTATTTGATCATATCCTCAAATTAAACCGAAAACACGGGCAGATAAGAAAAGGTCATATTTTGCCGCTTCTTTAAAGAACTTATTAAGTTGATGTTTAACTgacaaaaaaatgaatgcaaGAAAAGATTTCATGTAATGTGGCATTAATCTGTCAGGATTACTAAGCGTCTGAAGGAGACATTGACAGAGGTGAAACTATTCATTTCTTCTGTGaaactgacactaaaaccacatgtGAGACACACATGTGGTTTGGAAGGATTGTTCATTATTACATTGAAAACAGTCCAgttaaaaaaccaaacaaacagttTAAACCGTAAAGCCGTAAAGTAAAATCCATCTGCAGTGGATTGTGTCTAACTCATGGgtttattttattcttgttGATCCACATGTCCACAGGTACAGATGTGCTGAATCTGGAGCTAAAGACATCTCCTGATTCCTGAGAGGACCAAGGATGGCAACACCAACAGAGTTGGAGGAAGTGCTGGAGGAGCTGGGAGAGAGGGAGCGAAAAGATTTTAATGAGATGGAAACAAAGGATCAGGTGGAAAGTTTATCAAGCACTGACTTAGGACCTGAAGGTGAGTCATGGAAGCAGGTCAGTCAGCTGAAGCAGCTTCTGAAGCAGTTGAGGCAAAGTGAACTCCACAGTAAAATATCTCATACACTCACAcataagggaggattcagggtcacctgatccactcCTAACTATATGCTGTGGAACCAGAAGAGGAGCTTCCAGTTTGAAAAGCTGAAGACTCTAGAACCCAGTAGACAGTACTATGGGATCTTTACAGTATGAAACAACCCTCTGAACcatcagggggaaaaaacagaatacAGACAGCAACCTGGGAGGAAATGAGTATTTGCACCTGTGCTCTGCACCTCTCGCAGAGTCCAGCCCGTCTTCAGGAGTATCTTCTAGAGTATCTTTCAGCTCAGGCTCCCATCCCACCACAGAGATGATGCTTTTACAGGGAAttatacaatttttaaaaatatctgaaTCAGAACTCTTTAGTGAGGCCAAGAGGAAATCGCGTGGTCTCAGTTGCTCTAAGACAGTAAGAAGagtagctagctaagctaaattaaacattaatatttattacaaagttacaaaatttAACTAAATGGTGCAAACAgatgaaacacaaagaaagtaaaaaagttACGCTTAAAAAGTTTAAAGGATGGAGGAAAAACAGGAGCAACTGCAACAGACTGCATGCAGGTTGTGCGCACAAACAGGTTGTTGTGTTGGTGTTTCACACAGCAGACTTTTCATGGGTGTGTCTTTGCTCCCCACAGATGTGAGATGCATGCCAGCAGCTCCGCCTCCACAACCTGAAACATCGTACCAAGTCACACTGCAGTCTGAACTCCAGAACATCTTCAGGTGTGCTCAGGAGGGACTTGAGAAGCAGACTGAGGAACGTTTGTATGACGTGACCCCAGAGCTGTTTATTACAGAGAGACGGACCACAGACTCCTGTTCACAACAAGAGGTCAGGCTGGCTGACCTCGAGTCAGAGAGGGCGGTTAAACCCAGTGACCTCTTCCAACAGTTTTCTAGTGAGGGCACTGCTGTGAGGACAGTGCTGACCAGCGGGATAGCGGGAATTGGCAAATCATCCATTGTTAAGAAGTTTTTGTTGGACTGGGCTGAAAAAAGAACCAATCAAGACTTACATCTGATCTTCCCCTTTGACTGTCAGCAGATGAGTTTATGGAAAGGAGAAACATTTAGCCTGGCAGAGCTCATCCATACATGTATCCCATATTATTCTGCCAGTGGTATCAAAGAAGAGACTTTAAATGACATTTTCACAAGTTTACAGAACTCAGGGGACACAAGTGAGTTCAGACTTCTGTTCGTGTTTGATGGATTGGATCAAAGTCGCCTTCAGCTCGACTTCACAGGAAAAACAGAGAAGTCTATTGATGTGACAAAGTCAGCCGGAGTAGAAGTGCTGCTAAccaacctcatcagggggaaactgcttccctctgctcgcctctggataaccacacaacctgcagcagccaatcgaATTCCCCCTCAGTATGTTCACAGAGTGAcggaggtcagagggttcactgaccctcAGAAGGAGGACTACTTCAGAAAGAGATTCCAAGATGTGGAGCAGGCCAACAGGATGGTCGCCCACATCAACACATCCCAAGGACtacacatcatgtgccacatcccagtcttctgctggatcacggctgcagttctggaggatgtgctgaaaaccagcgagggaggagagctgcccaagaccctgactgagttgtacatccacttcctgacGGTTCAGATTAACCACACAAAGCAGAAGGATGTCCCAGAAAAGTGCATTCGGTACATAATGTCATTGGCTGAACTAGCTTTTCACCAGCTGCTGAGAGGAAACGCCATCTTTACTGAGGAGGAGCTGAGCTGCAGTGGCATTCATGTCAGAGCAGCATCAAAGTACGCAGGACTGTTCACAAAGATCTTCAAGCAGGTTTGTGGACAAAGGAAGGAACAGGACCAGAAGAATATCTTCAGCTTTACTCACCAAAGCATTCATCAGTTTCTAGCTGCAGTTCATGTGACCATATCACTGTTTAGCTACAACAGAAATGTGATGCCTGTCCCCCGACTCACCGTGCAAAGTCTGTTCATGTGTTTCAGTAAATCGAACTCTTCTACAGCTCTGAATATCCAAAAAAATGCAGTGAAGACAGCGTTAAAGAGCCCAAACGGTCACCTGGATTTGTTTGCCCGCTTTCTCCTCGGTCtgtcactgcagaccaatcagactctcctacaaGACCTGCTGACACAAACAAGAAGTAGCTCACATAACAATCAGAAAGCAATCCTGTATGTGAAGAAAAGGATCAGGAAGAATCCTGGTCCAGAACAATGCATCCTTCTGTTCCACTgcctgaatgaactgaatgatcgttctctagtggaggagatccaacgaTACCTGAGTTCAGGAAGTCTCTGCATAGATAAACTGTCTCCCACTCAGTGGTCGACACtgctcttcatcttactgtcatcagaaaaaaatctggatgtgtttgacctgaagaaatactgcgcttcagaggaggctcttctgaggctgctgccggTGGTCAGAACCTCTAGAAAAATTCTGTAAGTTCATGGATAATTGAGTCATCCACAAAACCAAATATAATATAACTCCTCCTAAGCAAATCGCCTTGCAGAGCTTACAGAGTTGACATTGCGAGACATAGCAAGCAAGATGATGTTATTTACTAGTCCAATAACAAAAAGGCCAAGCCACACATATGTTTCTGGCCTCTATTTTGCTCTCTTCTGCGCTTTCtctattatcatgcttttggTATATTTGCCGCTGCTGTAAATACAGAATATGTCAGTGTCATAGCTTGCTGAAAACCTACAGTGGGTGTTCTCTCACATAAAGTAATTGTGACAGCTCAGCTAAATGCAACAGCTGGAGCGAACAGGATACAATGGTTCCTGACAGAAAGGCCAATTTTCCTCTTACAAGTCAGGTGCCATCAAGAAGATTTTACAGCTGTAATTCTAAGTAAGAATAGTTGCATAACATTGCTTTAGAGTATAAAAGTATTTGTATATGATAATGTTAACAAAAGGTTCATACACCTGCTTATTTCCC
It encodes the following:
- the LOC116319378 gene encoding NACHT, LRR and PYD domains-containing protein 12-like isoform X1, translating into MATPTELEEVLEELGERERKDFNEMETKDQVESLSSTDLGPEDVRCMPAAPPPQPETSYQVTLQSELQNIFRCAQEGLEKQTEERLYDVTPELFITERRTTDSCSQQEVRLADLESERAVKPSDLFQQFSSEGTAVRTVLTSGIAGIGKSSIVKKFLLDWAEKRTNQDLHLIFPFDCQQMSLWKGETFSLAELIHTCIPYYSASGIKEETLNDIFTSLQNSGDTSEFRLLFVFDGLDQSRLQLDFTGKTEKSIDVTKSAGVEVLLTNLIRGKLLPSARLWITTQPAAANRIPPQYVHRVTEVRGFTDPQKEDYFRKRFQDVEQANRMVAHINTSQGLHIMCHIPVFCWITAAVLEDVLKTSEGGELPKTLTELYIHFLTVQINHTKQKDVPEKCIRYIMSLAELAFHQLLRGNAIFTEEELSCSGIHVRAASKYAGLFTKIFKQVCGQRKEQDQKNIFSFTHQSIHQFLAAVHVTISLFSYNRNVMPVPRLTVQSLFMCFSKSNSSTALNIQKNAVKTALKSPNGHLDLFARFLLGLSLQTNQTLLQDLLTQTRSSSHNNQKAILYVKKRIRKNPGPEQCILLFHCLNELNDRSLVEEIQRYLSSGSLCIDKLSPTQWSTLLFILLSSEKNLDVFDLKKYCASEEALLRLLPVVRTSRKILLSGCKLSWRSCEALSSVLSSQSSSLRELDMSNNDLQDSGVTLLSTGLQSPHCILEILKLSGCMVTKEGCASLVSALSSNPSHMRELDLSYNHPGDTGADMLSARLDDPNWRLDTLRLDHGGEQRLKPGLKKYACELQIDPNTVSRALRLSNNNMTVTASDFQSYPNHPDRFDSWPQLLCKNELSGRCYWEVEWRGLVDICVSYRGIKRKGNSPRSRFGGNDQSWSLSCFLDRYAVCHNNQGKEMYFPSSSSSSFSKRIAVYVDYPAGIVSFYRVSCDTLIHLHTFNTTFTEPLYAGFGCDSRLGFNLMFNIQSSVSLCKL
- the LOC116319378 gene encoding NACHT, LRR and PYD domains-containing protein 12-like isoform X2 gives rise to the protein MATPTELEEVLEELGERERKDFNEMETKDQVESLSSTDLGPEDVRCMPAAPPPQPETSYQVTLQSELQNIFRCAQEGLEKQTEERLYDVTPELFITERRTTDSCSQQEVRLADLESERAVKPSDLFQQFSSEGTAVRTVLTSGIAGIGKSSIVKKFLLDWAEKRTNQDLHLIFPFDCQQMSLWKGETFSLAELIHTCIPYYSASGIKEETLNDIFTSLQNSGDTSEFRLLFVFDGLDQSRLQLDFTGKTEKSIDVTKSAGVEVLLTNLIRGKLLPSARLWITTQPAAANRIPPQYVHRVTEVRGFTDPQKEDYFRKRFQDVEQANRMVAHINTSQGLHIMCHIPVFCWITAAVLEDVLKTSEGGELPKTLTELYIHFLTVQINHTKQKDVPEKCIRYIMSLAELAFHQLLRGNAIFTEEELSCSGIHVRAASKYAGLFTKIFKQVCGQRKEQDQKNIFSFTHQSIHQFLAAVHVTISLFSYNRNVMPVPRLTVQSLFMCFSKSNSSTALNIQKNAVKTALKSPNGHLDLFARFLLGLSLQTNQTLLQDLLTQTRSSSHNNQKAILYVKKRIRKNPGPEQCILLFHCLNELNDRSLVEEIQRYLSSGSLCIDKLSPTQWSTLLFILLSSEKNLDVFDLKKYCASEEALLRLLPVVRTSRKILLSGCKLSWRSCEALSSVLSSQSSSLRELDMSNNDLQDSGVTLLSTGLQSPHCILEILKLSGCMVTKEGCASLVSALSSNPSHMRELDLSYNHPGDTGADMLSARLDDPNWRLDTLRCLRAADRPKHSKPSPQIVQQQHDGDSVRLSVISESSRQIRQLAPASV